Within Deltaproteobacteria bacterium, the genomic segment CGACGTCGAGCCGCTCGCGAAGCGCCAGGATCTCTGCGGCGGGCGGACCCTCGACGACGTGGGGCCTCACGGCCTGCGGAGCCAGCTCCGCGGCGAGCGAGGCGAGCTCGGCCTCGATGTGGGCGCGCGCCCGCGCCGGGTCGGGCGTTCGCAAGAGCAGCGCGTCGAGCGGCTCGTAGCCGGTCACCAGCTCGGGCCCGCGCCGGATCGCGTGTGCGAGCTCGAGCTCGGCGTGCGTGCGCCGCGCCAGGCCCGCGGCGGCGCGTGCAGCCGCGCGTGAGGTTTCCGAGAAGTCCGTTCCGACGAGAACTCGCCGCGGAGGCCAAGTCATGCGCGGAGCCCGTGCAACGCCCGTACCGCGCGGGGCAGGCGCGTCGCGGTCCGGGAGCGGGTCGCGAGGTCACGCGGATCCGTGCCTGGGGCGATAGGCTACAGGCTGCGCGGATTCGTGCGATCCGCTGCGCAAACGAGGGGGGACTGCAACTTGCACCGCGACGGCGAGGTGGAGGCCGGGGGAAGACGAGCGATCGGGGAGGGCCCCGCGCGGGAGCGCGCGCTCGATTCGTTCTTCTCCGAGCGCCGCGCTCGCGCGGGCGCCATGCGGATCTGCCGCGGCACTTCGTGTCGCGTGACGCCCGGTCGCGCCGCGGCCGCCGCGGTCGACCCCTCCGTCGCGATCCACTGCGCGGGCTACTGCGATCGCTCGCCCGTGCTTCTGCACGCGGACGGATCGGTCTGGTCGCACGGAGGAGTCGCGCCGCTCGATCCCCTGCCGGAGATCCGCTCGCTCTCGCGGCGACCGATCGTGACCGAGCGGATCGCGGTCGGCGATCACGGCGAGCTCGCGCGCGCCCGAGCCGCTGGCGTCTGGGAGATGCTCGAACGGGCGGTGCGAAGCGAGCCGGCGTCTCTGCTGCGAGCGCTCGAGGCGTCGGGAGAGCGAGGTCGCGGCGGCGCGGGCTTTCCGACCGGCGCGAAGTGGCGCCACGCGGCCGGCTCGCCGGGCGCGGAGAAATACGCGATCGCGAACGGAGACGAGGGCGATCCCGGGGCGTTCATCGATCGGGTCCTGCTCGAGAGCGATCCGCACGCGGTGCTCGAGGGGCTGGCGCTGTGCGGGTACGCGATCGGCGCGCGACACGGAATCGTGTACGTCCGGTCGGAGTACCCGCGCGCGGCCGAGCGCGTCCGTCGCGCGATCGCCGAGGCGCGCGGCGCCGGGCTGCTCGGACCGTCGGTGGCGGGTAGCGACTTCGCCTTCGAGGTTCGCGTCGTACTCGGCGAGGGCAGCTACGTGTGTGGCGAAGAGACCGCGCTGATCGCGGCGCTGGAGGGGCGGCGCGGCGAAGTGCGCGTCCGTCCGCCGTATCCGACCGCGCAGGGCCTGTTCGGCATGCCGACGGTGGTGAACAACGTCGAGACGCTGGCCAACGTGCCCTGGATCGTCCGACACGGGCCGGCAGCCTACCGCGAGCTCGGCACGCAGGCGTCGAGCGGCACCAAGGCGATCTGCCTGAACGCCGGTTTCGCGCGGCCGGGAGTCGTCGAGATCGAGTTCGGGCTGCCGCTTCGCGAGCTGATCGAGCAGGTGGCGGGCGGCGCGCGCGCGGGTGGACGGCTCGCCGCGGTGGCGGTCGGCGGGCCGATGGGTTCGGTCCTGCTTCCGGACGAGTGGGACGTGCCGGTCGCCTACGAGAGCTTCCGCGCTCGAGGCATCGAGCTCGGCCACGGCGGGGTGGTCGCGCTTCCGGAGGGAACCGATTTCCGCGCCCTCGCAATCGACTGGCTCGAGTTCATGGCGGACGAGTCGTGCGGAAAGTGCGTGCCGTGCCGCGTCGGCTCGCGCCGCGCGCACGAGCTCGCCGGCCAGGATGCGGACGCGGCCGATGCGGAGCTTCTGGCCTTGCTCGAGGTGGTCTCGGCGTCGAGCCTTTGCGCGTTCGGGCAGAGCATTCCTGCGCCGGTGCGGACGATCCTGACCCGACTGGATCGCGGCGCCGCGACGGGCGCGAGGCGGCCATGAGCGCGGCCC encodes:
- a CDS encoding universal stress protein, whose amino-acid sequence is MTWPPRRVLVGTDFSETSRAAARAAAGLARRTHAELELAHAIRRGPELVTGYEPLDALLLRTPDPARARAHIEAELASLAAELAPQAVRPHVVEGPPAAEILALRERLDVDLVALGAVGLRGLRRFVLGSVADRVLRRPGCPLLLVRRRSQPASSRRSWSRRSTRTAPRRGWSSRCGSRTPNARS